caagtagttgttgaggtaaagCAATACGTTTTCTGGGCCCAAGTAGCATTTACATTAATAGTGATTTTTGTGAGAAGAAAAATAGTATAGGCTGATTCCTATTATTACAGTACCAACTTAACTCAGAAACAGAGAAGCACCAAGCTGGACTGCTGGCCGGGGAGATGCATATGTGGGCACTTTCTGCTGGCCAAGTTCAGAAGCAAATTAACTGCTTATATTTGCATAAGCAACAGAGAGGAAATGTTACAGAACTTAGCAAAAAATGGTATTCGAGGCTTATAGTGCGTTGCACTTTCTGCTGTAACACATCCATTGTTAGTGTGTTTTAAAGTAGCTTTATCCTATTTTCGCTTGAACAGAAAGGAGAAAGAAATGTATAAGAAGCCGAAGGTATTGCTGCAGCTGAGAGGTCGCCTACTCCTTTGGATAACATTCATATCGTACATAACTCAGCGAGCAAATCGAGGACTACGGTTATCTTCCATGTCTATGTGAAATAACTGCCATATTTTCATAACACCAAATGGTCCAAAGTACATCCAATACATGGTCAACAGCACCACTGACGTTCACGAAACTGATAATATTACAGGTCAGTGTAGATATGGGTTTTCTAATTTCGCTAAATGCAACTATTTTATACCAACAACCCGTGTTTGCATGTCCTAATTTATGTCTGCAAAATCTCTATCTTTTGTTGAGCTATATTATAATATTATGTGGATGTATGTGCATGTTGCACGGAGATGTTATTTGGCATGCATGAATTCTAATTTTAATTTAAAGTTAGGCACGCCTAATCTCACACGCCACAAAATTTCCTTACTGTGCACTACAACTTTTACCtccaactagcaaagtggcccgctcgatgtGCAGGCTAGAactttagaaagttcaatgatgaGAGCATATAACTTATTTGtcttaaaaaactgaaaaaaatgtgATGACATTTCAAATTTAATATTTTTGCAAACATAGTTTTCTCTTAGGCTTGTTTTTTTATTGATATATAGATATATGTGTTATCCATTTATCATCTAATGCTAATTGTGCATACCGTACTAACATTTTTTATGACCAATCACATCACATACATTATATttgtgttatttttcatgcattttgtcatgatgatttattattttcctttATTAGATAATAATATAATATTTCTCATTGTTTTCGTGTAAGCATATGTAAGTTTGCTATCGACGTGTTCCTCCAAAAAAATTGCTATCGATGTGCTAATTGTCAGGCCCGTCTCCAGAAATTCGGGGCCCCGGGCGAAAACCAAAATGTGGCCCAAATTTTGATCAATTCACATAACGAAAGAACTAACATTCGCAAAGCATACTCTCACTTTATAATATAATTTCAAATCAGTTTATCTGTACCTTATTTAGGCATATATCAAATATTAAAGCTGGAAAGGTAAAGGGATAGGAAAGCAATAAACTAACCATTAACCTCATGTTCTACCAAAAAGAAGCATCCGTCTGGTATTTCTTGAAATAAAATCTTCAATCATATCTTCGTACTTTATCTTCTCCAAGACATCATTTTCAAGTGCTATTGTCGCCAATCCATTAAGTCTTTCTTGTGTCATAGTAGAACGCAAGTAGGACTTCAACAACTTGAGTTTAGAAAAACTCCTTTCAGCAGATGCAACCGTTACAGGAATGGTCAACAAAATTCTGTATGCAATAACAACATTAGGATAGATTGTGGAGCGCTTCTTCAAATAATTCAGAATGTCAAGAGGACCCATTGATTTATGAAGTAAATCCTGGATGAAAATTAGCTCACAACACAATTCAAGTCCATCAATATCTGTATGTTCTCCACTCTTAAGTGCATCTTCAAGATTAACACAAGCAGCCATCAAACTCTTGTCATCTAGTGATCGCAGCCTATCTGAAGTAAACAAGAAACCAAATATCTTTTCATACCCCTCATATTGTTCAAATCTAATGGTAAGTGAAGTTATAGCTTGATCAACAACACGTATAAAATAATTGACCCTAAATGACTCCTCTGCAGATTGTGAGTCGATAGATGCATCATCTTCACCCTCATCAAATTGTTTTTTCCTTTTGATTTTACGCTTGGTGCGGAACTCTAGATGAATATCCATCTCCACTGCAATTTTTTTGGCAACTTCCAATGCTTTTGAAAAGCCGGTTTCTCTATACTTTTTGAAAAAGGAAAGCAAGCCTTTTACAGATTCAATTGCAATATCAATAAGCATATCCTTTGACTGTAACTCTTTGCTAATCAAATTAACAGCGGATAATATTTCATACCAGATGATGATTGATACTAAAAAATCAAAGCCACCAAGTTCATTCTCCGCCAATGATTGAGCTTCATTTTGTGTCGAAGAATCTTTATCACTTTCAGCCACTTGCAATAAGGCCTCCCTTATTTCCGGTAGCTGAAACCTTATAGCCTGAACACTATCAACACGACTCTCCCAACGAGTAGATGATAATGACTTGAGAGTCAATCCTGGTATGTTATCTTTGAGAATTTTCCATCTCTTAGTAGAATTAGCAAATATTGTATAGATACGCTGGATAACTCCAAAAGAATCTGTTGCTTTACGACAAGACTTTGCCATATCACATAGTGCCAAATTCAGACTATGGCAACCACAAGCTGAATAAAAGGCTCTTCGGTTTATTTCCAATACTTTGTTTTGTACTCCTTTATTTTTTCCTTTCATATTCGACCCATTATCATATCCCTGACCTCTCACATTGTCCACATCAAGGTCAAGACTCTTCAATTCCTTTTGTAAAACATCAAACAATCCTTGCGCGGTGGTATCATTCACATCCAAAAAACCTAAGAAGGATTCTTCAATGCAAAAAGAATCTTGAGATGCATCAACATACCTAATTATCAAAGACATTTGTTCTTGGTGGCTTGCATCAGGAGTACAGTCAAGTATAACTGAGAAGTACTTTGCTTCTTTTACCTTCTCAATGATTTTCAACTTGATTGCGGCAGCGAGCAAATTGATTAACTCATTCTGTATGGAGGGGCCAAGATAATGATCACGAATTCTATCATTCGTGATGCGGTCAACATGCTCTTTTATAACTGGGTCAAATTCAGCCAACATTTGAACAAGTCCTAAGAAATTTCCATTGCTGTCTTGGTACAACTTACTATTACTACCACGGAATGCTATATTGTGTTCTGCAAGAAATTTAACAATCAAGAGGATTCTAAGCAAAACTTTTCTCCAATGTTCCTTTTCCTTCTCAAGTTCTCGCTGAGCAACTTTGTCAATTGTTTGATTCTTCTCCAACATAAGGCGCAAGTCATACCATGTAGTCATATTTGTGACATGTTCTCTACTAGTTTCATGCTCTTTAAGTCTATGACCAAGATGATCCCAGTCACTGAAACCTTCATTTGCTAACTGCCCTCGCACGAGCCCTTTTCTTAATAATTTGCAGCAAAAACAAAATACCTTGTCAAGATCTTTGCTGTACACAAGCCATTCTCTGTCACACTTTTCCCCATTTGAGAGAACTCTAGTATATGATACTGCAGAAAACCTTCTAGACAATTTGTCCTTTTTACCATGCTGAATAGATGAGTCTCTTTTAGGACCCTTTTGCACCAAAACATCTATCATTTTAGGATCAAGTGCATCCCAATTTCTTGGATCAAATATATCAAACGGAAAAGGATATTTGATGTCATCAGCAATATTATCATCACCGGTGGTATTAGCGTTATCACCTTCATTGGCAGTATCAACATGATCACCCCCATCGGCAACATTATCATCACCCGCTTCTTCGGCAATACCATCATCAATTTCTGCATCACGAGCCTCAACCTCTGtgtcattgtcatcatgaccatcaTCTACATTAACATCCATAGTTTGATTTTCCAAATCAAGTCGGGGTATTCTCACGACATATCCATCGAGGGAACCTGTTTGAGATCGAGCCTCACGATCTAGTCTTTGTTTCTTCTTACGCTTTGAAGCACCAGAATCATGCTTCCTAATTCTAGTAGACATGATGAAGATCCAAGCACAAAACCTAACAAAATTACAAGTGATCAAACAGAATGTAATTAGTTTAAAATAGTAACTAGATGACTAAATGTGTAGATCGTTTGAATAGAAGAAAATAAGTTGGAAAAATAACCTTGGTCTTGAAGATTAAAACACAGCGGGCGTCCCTATTGACTGTTGCGTCTTCAGTCTTCACGGCAACTGAACTGCGCCGGCACAATCAGATGAGCAGATGATCAGCGTTCAGCAGATGGACGATGGGATCGCCGGATGGCCCGGATCAGATCGGAGCCAACTGAACTACGCCGGCACAATTGCTAGGGCATCGCCAATCGCGACTCGCGAATTGAACGATTTGTATCTTTTTCTGATTCCTGAACCTCCAGGGCTTCCGCTCTGGCCATCGGGGTAATGGGCTGTAGGCTAATTTGGGCCTCTAACGTTCTAGGGAGCCAGTACGTACTGGTTTTTTCCTGTACCTGTATGTACTGATTTTTTAGCGATCAAGTGAGCCAATGAAACGGATCTTTTATATACTGGTTTTTTCTACGATGGGGGTCCCTCGATTTTGGAGGCCCTGTGCGGTCGCTCATTCCGCTCCCCCTCATCGACGGGCCTGCTAATTGTCATATTAATTGTACTTTAATGTTTTTTACTGTAAGTGTTTTTCGGTTTCGTATATAAAGTTAGAGTGTATCAAAATATTATACATATCCAGTAAACCCgtcatgctagatttttatttgacaTGCAGTAAACATAAGCAATGTTAGCTCGGCTAGATTCCGGTGTATATGTACAAAGGACGGCTACAGCAAAGGGATGGCACAGGGGAGAGAACTATGGTATGACGGTGAAGACACATGGTTAGCCAGAGGAAAGGCTCGATCGATCTCACTGGTGGCCCCATCGCCCAGGCAATCTGCCGCAGAACGATAGGGATGATGACCGGCTGGCACAGGGGGTATGGAGGAGACATTGGTGTGTTGATTTTACCCCTGGTCCTACGGCTTGTTTTGGGCATTTTTTCGATTGGGCATACTATGCACTCTGCATGTGGCGGTTGATAGAATTTTTTTACATTGTTTTTTCAAGATTTATTATCTTTAGAAATTAACTGTTTGATGTTGggattttttaaaatatttttcttttttgtgGGCCCTTAATGTTTTCTTAATATATATCATATTCACACATACAAAAGGTTAAGTTGATTATTGCTTGAGGTTTAATGGGAGCATACATATGTTGGATGCACTAAAAGGTTTGCAATACAGCAGCACGCTGTCTGGCCATTTATGCTCGTACGACCCGTAGCACCGTTTGTTGGTTGCCACATAGTTCGGATTTTATTTCTAATCTTGTACTGGCAGATTGTAAACTTATGAATATTAAAAATAAATCTCCTTATGTACCAAAAAAATTTTTTAGTCCATGTCCTGTCTAGCGGCAGCGCATGTACTTTTTTTATTTCTTTATGCATCCATATAAGCATGTATGGATGTACGCATCTAGAAAGGAATATGCCCACGTCATGCATGCATGTAGATTTTTGTTTTTAAGAGAAGTCCTATGCATGCATGTTACCAtgtaggttttatattttttttctcgaAGGAAGTCCTACTCCTATGCATGCACGTAAGGTAACGCTATATTCTTTAAATCTCAGAACTGCACGTAATACTTATTTTCGGATAGAGCAGCTCGTACATGCTAAGGATAGCTGCAGTTTTTTTCTCTCTTTGAGATAAAGCATACTTAGATCTAATCCATTAATTACATCTTTTAAGTTATGGGTCCACCAAATCAACGACGATATGTTTCTAATTATTGTGGTAATTTCTAACTTATTTATCTTTTTTTCCGGTTAACCCATCAAGaactttttatatataatagattTGGATAGAGTCTAAGTGATAACACTTCagtctgatttatcttcaaaatcaatATTTTTTAGAGTGTAACAGTATGAACCGGTTTCCCCATCAgggttgtattttcttttctttgataGATTCTGTAGTCATGTACTTCCATTTCATGTGCCCATGTTTGCCATTATATGTGCCTTTCTTGTTGAGCTCTATTTGGATGAACTTTTGTTGTGGGATGTGGCTACATGGGCATGAACGGGCATTTTGATCTAACCTCGTTTGAGATGTTATTTTATGCTTGACTCAAGCACTCAGCTTTGTGTGGTCAGTGATGACAATCGACAACATCTCTGTTAAAAATTATTCGTAATTACTAGCATTCCATAATTTGTATCGGGTTCTTTTTTTTAAGGAAAGGCTTGTATCAGACTGTCCTGTTGTGGCGACCTAGGAAGGAGCTACACAACCAAGGAAGGACTTTTTAGATTATTAATATTCTGACTGCTTTTCACTCTTGTCTAGATCTTGCTTTTGCTTAGAGGGCAGGCCGCAGGACAAAGCAAGAGCTTGAATGCAAGGGGCGCAGCGAATGTTGGGATATGAATATGCATTAGTAGTAGTTATTGCTGCCGGATTGGTATTAACAATTGGTCAAGTCTAACGTAGCGTTTTTTAAGTAGAAGGACAAGCAGGGTCGGTCGTCACCAAAGATGAAAGCATTGTCGAGCCTTTTTTTTTTGCAAGTTGCCTTATTTCTATTACTTTTAGAGGAAAGATAGCAATTTCAGTCAATACAATCTTGTTGCACAAACACTGCTAGATCGCGGTGCATCAAGATCATAATTGCTACACTCAAAGGTTACATTGACGTTATTTCTGacgtttgaaaaaaaatgttaaaaATGCTGCATAATGGCACATGATGGAGCAATTTATATTTAATATtttgcccggtgcaacgcacgggcatttgtactagtctgTCCAATATAGTTAAATAATAGTCTTAGGTGGGTTCATTAGGTGCTTTGCTGATGTGGATGAGGTCAAAGCAGTATTTGACCATGGGGCCATATTGTGAGGTGGGGATTTGTACGGTGCCGCTGCTGGAAAGAAATTGGAAAATGGGGTCTTGATCTGCCGCCGTCGCTTTCGTGACCCACTGCCGCAGTTGCGGGCATCACCCACTATTCTCGACTTGTCGCTCGGGATTCTCTGCTGCTGCCTGCGCCGCAGTGTAATGCCATACAGGCTTTAATTTCTCCCCTTTCGCCTTCTTCTTGTCTCTGGCAGAGGAGGACGCCCAAGCTCCATCGACTCTATCCTTGCTAGACACCACCCTGAGTCATCCTAAACGCGTCATTCTCTTCCAGCTACCCATCATTGAATCACTCGAAGACCATCAGAATCGTCGCTCCCGACGGCGGAAGTATCCGGTGATCCTCGGTCGATTCCGAGCTATTTTGTGTGGATTTCACCAATTGATTTGGCCAGTAGAGCGAGTGGCATGAGAGGAATGTGAGGGTGTCCTCGAAGCAAAGCTTTGCGAGCTGTGGCGTCAGCATCGACCTCGTGCACCCACGTCCGTCCTCCATCCATGAAAGACGCAACACTGCTGATGTCCCTTGCTGAACAAGCACTCGTGCACGTGGTGTGGCAGGGGTGAAGGTGCATCCGGGTGTGTTCTCCACCGTAGGAGGAGCCTCCCATCGCTGGTGTGGTGTGTTGCGGCAaaatttcatgttttgacccttttttgaAACCTATTTAAGATCTGACcctagtttgaattttttttaagatctgacccttttgctaccgccagagtTCATGGCGGTAGGGTCTAACAGCCTACCGCCAGAGACTTTGACGATAGGAAACATCGCTACCGCCAACCGGCATGGCAGTAGCCTGCACAACCCTACCGCTAAGGTGCTTGGCGGTAGGCACGAGCACGCACTGTGTTCAATACTTAGGAGGTTTTTGGCGGTAGGGCATGCAACTCTACCGCCAGGGacttggcggtaggctgttataccctatCGTCATGGTCTcttgcggtagcaaaagggtcagatatcgaaaaaaaattcaaactaggATCAAATCTCGAATAGGTTTTAGAAAAGTGTCAAAACATAAAATTTAGCCGTGTGTTGCTCTGCTTCCCCTACCCTCTGTCACGTCCGCGTGCAAGATTTGGCCGTCGTAGCTGTGCCCCTACCGACCCTGCCCTGCAGCGTGTGGCGCAATGGAACTCCGGATGAGCCCCCTGTGCTCATGCCCAAAAGAAATGGATAGGGGCATCAATCTTGTCCATTGACGACCATGTTGCATTATCCTCGCTCGGCACAGCTCGTCATATTCCCCAAGCGAGTGCGTGCGTGTGATTTGTTTAGTGCTACTGTGTCCGTGCGTTGTGCTTGGTACATGCAGGGTGAGCTTTAGGAGAAAACGTCGATGACCACGTCCACAACATGGAGTTTTGCCACCGATGAGTGCGCTTGCCGCGGTCAACCCCTGCTTGCCCGCACTCACTCCCGAGCCTGCGCTGCCGTGATCATGGCCGGCAAGCCTCAACATGCTCCCATATAAACTGGGCGCTCCGGGTGCAGGCCATGGAGACATGGAGGCCCTGGCGAGGAGCATAGTGGCCTGCAGCcgtgctcgcgtccatcgcctcgccCGACCGGAGAGCTCTACCTCAGCCTAGCGTGATGAGGGAGACACATCCGCAGGTCAAAACCACCATTGAGCATTGCCACATTAGCACCCAGTCAAGGCAAACCATCCAGAAACTGGTTTTGGCTGGTATGAGATTGTTTAAAGGGTGAAGGGAGCAGAATAAAGATCAGGAGGTTAAATGAACTACCAACTTTCTTTAGGGTAGTAAAATggattttttttctctctctctctttgttatgACAAATGCAACAAAAAAATGTGGACCACAATGGGACAGCCTCTGAGGGAAGCAAATCAAGCACGTGCCCCTAGATTACTTGACTACAACAATATAAGGAAGGG
This portion of the Triticum dicoccoides isolate Atlit2015 ecotype Zavitan chromosome 7A, WEW_v2.0, whole genome shotgun sequence genome encodes:
- the LOC119333002 gene encoding zinc finger MYM-type protein 1-like; protein product: MDVNVDDGHDDNDTEVEARDAEIDDGIAEEAGDDNVADGGDHVDTANEGDNANTTGDDNIADDIKYPFPFDIFDPRNWDALDPKMIDVLVQKGPKRDSSIQHGKKDKLSRRFSAVSYTRVLSNGEKFGHRLKEHETSREHVTNMTTWYDLRLMLEKNQTIDKVAQRELEKEKEHWRKVLLRILLIVKFLAEHNIAFRGSNSKLYQDSNGNFLGLVQMLAEFDPVIKEHVDRITNDRIRDHYLGPSIQNELINLLAAAIKLKIIEKVKEAKYFSVILDCTPDASHQEQMSLIIRYVDASQDSFCIEESFLGFLDVNDTTAQGLFDVLQKELKSLDLDVDNVRGQGYDNGSNMKGKNKGVQNKVLEINRRAFYSACGCHSLNLALCDMAKSCRKATDSFGVIQRIYTIFANSTKRWKILKDNIPGLTLKSLSSTRWESRVDSVQAIRFQLPEIREALLQVAESDKDSSTQNEAQSLAENELGGFDFLVSIIIWYEILSAVNLISKELQSKDMLIDIAIESVKGLLSFFKKYRETGFSKALEVAKKIAVEMDIHLEFRTKRKIKRKKQFDEGEDDASIDSQSAEESFRVNYFIRVVDQAITSLTIRFEQYEGYEKIFGFLFTSDRLRSLDDKSLMAACVNLEDALKSGEHTDIDGLELCCELIFIQDLLHKSMGPLDILNYLKKRSTIYPNVVIAYRILLTIPVTVASAERSFSKLKLLKSYLRSTMTQERLNGLATIALENDVLEKIKYEDMIEDFISRNTRRMLLFGRT